The Bradyrhizobium betae genomic interval TCGACGAGATCCGAGGCATGATGGCTGCCTTCTGCGGAAACGCGAATAAGCGCCCAGCGCACAACATCCGCATGGATCGACGCGATGTCTTCGATCTGGCCATCCCGCACGGACACGAGCGACGCGCCTTTCGGCCCGGTTTCACGAATATGCCGTCCCTGAAGATTGCCGCAAAAGACGACGTATGGCTCGCGATGAAGGATGGCGGCTTGGTGGACATGCGCGAGTGCCCAGTAGTCGTATCCCTTGTTGACGAGTTCATCCATGCTGCACGGCGCGTAGTTCAAATGACCGCTCATGCCACCGAGGCCAGTATGCAATAGCCCAATGTTGAACAGACCGGGCAACGGCTGCGGGTAGGCCGGCACAAGGTTGTCGCTTACGTCCCTTTGTTTGAAGCTCTGGCCGTGAAGCGCAACGCCAAGATCGTCGATCGTGAATGTCTGAGCTTTGCGTGACGAAAACACCTTCACGTTTTCAGGTAGGGTGAGGCGGCGTGTGATCTGGCTTTCGGCATCATGGTTGCCGTAAATCAGGTAAACTGGGATCTGCGCAGCCGCGAGACGGCCCATCTGCCTGACAAAATACAGTCCAGTCTGATAATCGCGCCAGTCGCCATCGTAGAGATCGCCCGCGATGATGACGAAGGAAACCTCTTCCTTGAGGGCCGCATCCACCAAATTTGCTAGTGCCTGGCGTGTCGCCGTGCGAATAAGTTCCGCTGCCGGTCCTTCCTGCCCGGCCAGACCCTTGAGTGGGCTGTCAAGGTGAATATCCCCGGTGTGCAGGAAACGAAAACTAGGCAATACTCTCTCCCCAAAGATAGCGTCGTATTTTGATTTGCCGCCTGACAGCAGTCCGGCTGGTGACGTGT includes:
- a CDS encoding metallophosphoesterase family protein, encoding MPSFRFLHTGDIHLDSPLKGLAGQEGPAAELIRTATRQALANLVDAALKEEVSFVIIAGDLYDGDWRDYQTGLYFVRQMGRLAAAQIPVYLIYGNHDAESQITRRLTLPENVKVFSSRKAQTFTIDDLGVALHGQSFKQRDVSDNLVPAYPQPLPGLFNIGLLHTGLGGMSGHLNYAPCSMDELVNKGYDYWALAHVHQAAILHREPYVVFCGNLQGRHIRETGPKGASLVSVRDGQIEDIASIHADVVRWALIRVSAEGSHHASDLVDRIRAVIVHAVENDAEGRLLACRIELTGKTELHGPLLSSVERITAEARSSALSLGEEAAWIERIVIKTEPVGNSAGALRADALGDLQRIIEQASADSQLVEQMETAIGELVRKLPHELRVELEDGALKDVSDGNYKSLMDRIGNDLTTRLAAEGM